One Algoriphagus sp. Y33 genomic window, TTCCTTTTTCCCTAAGCAATGCCACCAAAGCTCTTCGTTTTCCTTTATGTAAATACGTGTCTTCGAGTTTGAGTAGGGGCATGGTTTTTTATGGTTTTTCGGTCGAAGATAAAAGAATATTTGGCGTAATTTGAACTCGAATCGGGCATTTATTGCTTAGTCATTGAATCTTTGAAAGTTAAATTCAACTCTATGTTTACAGGAATAATAGAAGCCTTTGGAACCATTGGCAATATAACACAAGACGGTACCAATGTACATTTTGATATTGATTCTTCTCTCGCTTCGGAATTGAAAATTGATCAGTCCCTAGCCCATGATGGCGTTTGTCTGACTGTGGTGCAAACTACGCCCGATTCGTATCGGGTAACGGCAATCGATGAAACAATCAGAAAAACAAATTTGTCACAATGGAAAGTTGGGAAAAAAGTCAATCTGGAACGCTGCATGCAGGCAAATGGTCGGTTTGACGGGCATATCGTGCAAGGTCATGTGGATCAGGTAGGGGAAGTAAAAAGTATTACGGATCAGGGCGGTTCGTGGATTTTCGACATCGTGTTTGACCATGATTTGGGAAATGTAACTGTGGAGAAAGGTTCAATTACTATTAATGGAACTAGTCTGACCTGCTTCAATTCCAGACCCGGCGGTTTCTCTGTAGCGATCATTCCTTACACGTATGAGCATACCAATTTTAATCAGCTCGTTTCTGGGGACTTAGTCAATCTGGAGTTTGATATTCTGGGCAAATACATTCAGCGGATTACCAAAGGATACGAGCTTCCGTAACAGTAAAAAATGAAGTTTGTCTAGTCACGAATGTCTGCATGAATGTCCATTTACGCGAAAACGGTTGTGGAAGGCCGTTCGTGATGACACGAACGGCGGCTACGAAGGATACGATTTGTTGTAGTGTTTTTTAACCACAAAGGACACGAAGGGAGACGCAAAGTTCGCTAGTGTTAGGGTTTATTGGATTTATTTGAGTTCCTTCCATTTTCTCAATTGTTCAATTTCTGATTTGAGGATTTCTAGCACTTCAATCCTGTGTTTTGAATTCTCAAGTTCGGATTCAAGCTGCAAAGATGGATCCGTTGGATGTGGTGGTGGGGGTGGATTTGTAAACTTCAATAAATAAGGGGATTTAAAGCTTCTTGAAAGCCCGCATTGAGACATTGTAATAAATCCATCTGAATTAGGGCTATTAGTGTACACTAGCCAAAATTCTTCCTCGTTAGTTGGGAAAATTGTGCATGAATCAGTGAGAGATCCAATTACATATTCCAACTCTTCCCCCTTAAGAGTTTCGAAAACTTCAAATTTGAAAGACCCATCGTCATTTCTTTCGACAATTTTCCCTAAAAAAATAAGGGCACTTTCTTCATAATTCAACTTTTGTGCACTTGCCAAATCTTCTGGGAAATAGCAATCGCAAAGTTTTTCTGAATAGAACTGCGTTATTAAAAGAAATGTTAATATAAAGTTCATCAGTCTTTGCCAAAAGGATTAATTTTTACTTCATACATCGTCTTCTCCTCGGCATCTTTTACCAATCTAAAGCCTACATTGGAAGTACCACTGTCAAAAGCTTGGCCTTGGCGCGCAGAAGGTCTGTAGTTTACACAGTAATTATCCGCACATAGAAAGGAACCACCTTTGATCACGCGCTCCATTGCGTAGGGATTGTCTGGATTGTAGCATGGCTTCATATCAGCATCCAGTTTCGGGGCTTGGCCGGCTAGTCTGGCATATTTCAGTGCGTCATACCAATCGTCCGTCAATTCCCAGACATTGCCAATCATATCGTAAAGCCCGAAGGTATTTGGAGCAAAAGATTTGACAGGGGATGAACCCTCGAATCCGTCTAGGTTTTGATTGTCGTGGGGAAAATCTCCCTGAAAAGTATTCGCGAGATATTGTCCGTTTGGAGTTAATTCATCGCCCCATGCAAAACGCTTGCCCTGCGCTCCGCCTCGTGCAGCAAATTCCCATTCGATTTCCGTAGGCAGCCGTTTCCCTGCCCACTCGGCATAAGCTTTGGCATCTTCATAAGCGATATGAACTACCGGATGGTTTTCCATTCCTTCCAAATCTGATTCAGGCCCACGAGGATTTTTCCAGCTGGTACCTTCCACCCATACCCACCAGAGTGAAATATCCTGAGTAGGAACAGCGTGAGGTGGAGGGCTGAACACCATAGATCCGGCCACCAAAAGTGAGTCGTCAGGTTTAGGTGTGCCGGGAGGGAGCTGTTTCTTGAGGTCTTCCCATTCAGGTTTTTTCTCTGCCAGTGTTATGTAGCCGGTTTCATCCACGAACTTCTTATACTGTGCATTGGTGACTTCATGCGTATCCATCCAAAAGCCTTTTACCATAAGATTTACAGCCGGTCTTTCGGCTGGGTACGCCTCTGCTTCATCGGTTCCCATGGCAAATTCACCTCCGGGAATCCAAACCATGCCTTCCGCTTTTTCGGTAGGCTCAGGTATGGTGGATATAGTTATTTTATCTTCATCCATCACCTTGTCAGCTTTCTCCTGACATGAGGAAAAGGCCATGCCGGTCAAGATTACAGAAACTAAGCCATATTGAATTCTACTGCTCATACTCGTTTTGCTTAAGGTATGAAAGTAGTGGATTCTTTCTTTTATACGAAGGATTCTATGTGAATGAATAGTTTACTCGTCTTTTTCGGCGGTTGCATTCAACCGATCCACTACTTTTTTTCGCAATTTATTGAAGAACTGCTTCCGTTCTTTTTCGCCCACCCGGCTGATCTGAGTGGATTTTTTGATTAAATTTTCCAGATTTCTAAACATCGCATCATTGAATGCTGGATCTGAGGTGCCGTGAAAATAGATCACGCTGTGATTAAGGTAGGTGACTTTCCTTTCATCCATGGTAGCGAAAAAGGTATTGTCTCCGATAATAAACTCATTTACAAAAAAGCTGTAATCTGCTCCTTCCACATCGGGATGCGCGGGGAGGATTTTTTTGCCTTTTTCTGCCATTTTTTCCAAGTTGTCTATCACTTCCAGCATACAGTTGTATAGATAAATGGTATCTTCAATAGAGGTCATGATGCCCATTTCATGATACAATTCGATCTGACGTAATGTGATATTAACACCTTCAATATTCCATATTTCAGTAGTTGGAATCTTGTGGTAAGCTTTGAGGATTTTTTCGGTTATTTCTGCAAACTGATCATAGAAATTATCCTTTATGGAAAATTTAGTATCCTTGAGACTATCGTTGAATAAAATAGATTTTCTCCAGAAAAAGAACTTGAACGCAGCGAGTTCCTTATGATAATAATGATGGAATGGAGGCATGTCTTTTACCAACCAATAAATATGTTTTGTAGAAAAACTATTGACCAGATTAAGTTGGGCATACACATCTTCCATCCATTTCATAAAACTATTTTCCTGATAGTCGTTTTGATTTCCCTGAAAGAGTATGCTGTTGGAGTGAAGGTTGAAAAAAGTGTCTACGGAAAGATTGAACCGATTACATAGGATTTCCAATTCACTGAAATCCAGTAGTTTTTCTCCTCTAATCCTTCTGTAAGCACTGTCAATACTGATCTGTAAAATTTCTGCGATCACATCAACGAGCGATGTGTAAGTGGGAAGGGATGATTTGAGTGTTTGGAAAAATGCCGCTTGACTCTTATTGAAACTCATAGCAACACGTCAGGTTAGTGGGTGGATGAAGTAAAATCTTCATTAAGGTAAAGTAAAGTTGAATAATAAAAAATGAATTTTGAAATAAAAAATACCCTTTATGTATGTCTAATTGAATGCGGCGAAATCAAGCGAAATGGTTTCTTTGGTTTACCCTTCCTATAGGTGAGGCAGTCCGGTAATCAAAGTGATTTAGGAGAATAGCGTCACTTCGAAAAATGAGATTTAATTTAAAATATATATATATCCGCTTTTCTGCCAGTAAAGAGACTAAAGCATTATAGGATTTGGAAAACACTAGCGCCGAGGCCACTTCGGTCTTCTGTCATCGGTCTTCCAGCTGTTACACCAAAGAAAATGAGGCTACTGGCATCATTGCGGATAATCATATTAAGATATGTGTATCCGAATGAATGTACGCACTGGAGTTATGTCAGAATCGTCCTCCTGGAACTCATGAAAAATTATTCTGCTAACAATCCCATAGTTCTGTCTACCACAGCCCGGTTTTCGACTGTTGGTATTGTTATTGGATGAATAACTAAAAAATATACCTTATGGAGACAGTGATCATTTCTACAGCATAAAAATGGCTATTACTGTCTAATGGAAGTCCAACATATCGAGTAGGGGATATTCTTCAACTTAAAGAAGGTGTACGCCTTAGTTCATGAGCTGTACGTTTACGGACTGTCGGGTAGAAAAAAGGGCTGACGATTCCATATTAAAATAAAAAAGGGTAACAAATGAAAAAATCGCAATTGAGAAATATCAGAGCCTGCGGAAGGTCAGAGAAATTAGCTTGGAGATCTTATGATTGAAAGCTGAATGTATTGTGAATAGTTGTAATTAAACAAGTTGAAATCCTTTAATTTAGATACAGCCGTGGTTAAAATATTAAGCTATGGAGTAGGGGTGGTAGCTATAGGATACATGTCCTATCAGTATCCGCTTTTCTCTTTTGTGTTGCTGGGTACGCTGGTTCTTACAATGTTTTATATTCTGATAGCCGGGTTACTGAGGGTATTCCGCAAACGTATCCGTGGAAATTGGTTTCATACCCCATTGGCCATTGTCAGTATAATCCTGATTGGGTTAGCCGTTGGTCTACTTCGCCCCTTGCATAAACCGCTCCTGGAATCAGGTGACGTATCGAAGGATCTGGAATATGCCTACATGATGGATCAGGGCGACCGTAAAAACCTGAAGTTCTTTCTCGGCGCTTATCGTAAACAAATGAAGGAGAGGGATAGTTTAAGGCTGGCTCAGGTTCTGAACCTGAAACGGGAAAATGGGATAGACGAAGGCGTGGATAAGTTTCATGCGGCATTTATTCTTCATCACAACCCACAACGAGACAGTATCTTGTACCGTCAGGCATATAGCCTAGCGAAGGAAGCTGCTTCAGAGCCAGGGTTGACTGATGATTTTCAGGTGCAGTGGCTCTCAAAGGCTACCTATGACCGCTGGATGCTTTCCATCGGCAAAGAACAGAAATACAATACCCAAGGCGGGGTGAGTTTGGAAGTAAAATAAGCAAGCTTTATCAAATGCCTTTTGTTACTCGTACCAAGTATCATGTTATTAAAGGAGAAAGAACTATGATCCGAAGGTATCACACAAGCTTCCATGAAAAACTAACCTTATTCGTCCCGCAAGGAATTCACCGGGTTAATGCGGGCTGCTTTGATGGATTGGAAAGTAACGGTGATCAGAGCAATGCCTAGAAGTCCAATCACCGTGTACAGGTAAATCCCTATGCCAAGGGTTGTATGGTAAGCAAACCCGGAGAGATAGGCTTTTGCTGTATACCAAGCGATAGGGAATCCTATCAATAGTCCTACTAAAGTCAAGATGGCGAAATCCTTGCAAAGCAGGGCCCACAATTGGCTGGATGAGGCACCAAATACTTTTCTTATTCCCATCTCTTTTACCCTTTTGGCTGCGGCAAAGGAAGAAAGTCCAAAAAGCCCTAAACATACAATCAGCAATGCCACAATGGTGAAACCCAATGATAATTTTCCCAGTACTTTCTCCATTTGATATTCCCGTTCAAAAGCCTCATCTAAAAAGCTATACTCGAAAGGCTGGTCCGGGCTGAGTTTTTTCATTGTTTTTTCAATGTGCGCCAAACTTTCATCCATTGCGTATCCTTTACCTGTTTTGATATAGTAGTGGAAGCCCACATCAGTGGAATACATGAAAACCATAGGCTCAATGTCATCTCTCAGACTATTGTTGTGGAAATCCTCGGTAACACCAATAACCTGCCCCAAACCATTCCATACATCCAGTTCCATACCAATTGCCTCTTCAGCGTTGATTCCCATTACTTCGATGGCTTTTTTATTGAGCAGATATAATGGGGTATTCTGCTGTTCCGCAGAAAAATTTCTCCCTGCTACCATCGGGATCCCCAAAGTTGGGAGGAAATCTTGATCACAGCGTAAGAGTTTGAAGAAAATGGTATTGCCTTCCGGCTTTCCCTGCCATGATACCTCATCGGTGACGATAGGGATGGTCAGGATGTCGCTTCCCGAAAAACCTGCACTTTGTATCCCCGGAAAATTCAGTAATTCCTGCTTGAAAACGGCTGGGTTTCCCAATAGCTCTTGGTCAGGATCGATGATTATGACGTTTTCTTTCTCATATCCAAGGTTTTTCGTGCTGATGTAGTCCAATTGGCTGTATACCGTTAAGCTCCCCACGACTAGTGTAACCGAAGCAGCCAACTGAATTACGACCAAGGACTTTCTCAAACTTGATCCGGTCAACATAGGCATTTTGCCCCCTTTCATTATTGAAATAGGTTTGAAAGAGGATAGAAAAAAGGCTGGATAAGCTCCTGCCAGTAACCCACAGACCAAGGTCAACAGACCAGTACCTAGCAGAAACGTATAGTCTAAATCGCTCCACGTAATGTTTTTTCCGGTGATTTCACTAAAGTACGGCAAAAGGGAATTGACCAGTACGAGGGAAATGCCCAGAGCCATGAATGAGAGAATAGTTGATTCCAATAGAAATTGCAGCATTAGTCCGGATCTTCGGGAGCCAATTGCTTTTCTTACCCCTACCTCTTTGCCTCTGGTGGAAGCCCTTGCCGTGGCAAGGTTGGTAAAATTGATGCAGGCCATGACCAGTATAATCATGCCTATCAGACAGAATAGAGCTACATTTTCTATCTTTCCTCCAGCCTCTTGACCATTTTGGAACTTGGAGTATAGTCTTGATCTGGAGTACTTAAACAGAAATGGAGTACTATTACACTCAGGACAGTTTTTGGATACCAATGGGGAAAGCTTCAGGTTAGCTGTATCTACATCACTGTTTGGGTGCAAGGCTACATAAGTACGTGTGCCTCCACTAGGCCAGTGATGTGACCAGAGATTTTCTGCAAGAAAAATTTCAAACGGAAGGACAAAATCAAACTGAATGGTCGACTGTGCAGGGATATCGG contains:
- a CDS encoding formylglycine-generating enzyme family protein encodes the protein MSSRIQYGLVSVILTGMAFSSCQEKADKVMDEDKITISTIPEPTEKAEGMVWIPGGEFAMGTDEAEAYPAERPAVNLMVKGFWMDTHEVTNAQYKKFVDETGYITLAEKKPEWEDLKKQLPPGTPKPDDSLLVAGSMVFSPPPHAVPTQDISLWWVWVEGTSWKNPRGPESDLEGMENHPVVHIAYEDAKAYAEWAGKRLPTEIEWEFAARGGAQGKRFAWGDELTPNGQYLANTFQGDFPHDNQNLDGFEGSSPVKSFAPNTFGLYDMIGNVWELTDDWYDALKYARLAGQAPKLDADMKPCYNPDNPYAMERVIKGGSFLCADNYCVNYRPSARQGQAFDSGTSNVGFRLVKDAEEKTMYEVKINPFGKD
- a CDS encoding ABC transporter permease produces the protein MIKNYLKTSLRNLYRHKGYTLINILGLGVGLATCMLILLWAIDEWKYDRFHDKSDRIYSVLINNTYPDGEIKTHGATPSILAEAIAREIPETEMIARTSMNEKLLLKHEEKSFLENGIYAEPALFEIFNFPILQGEMETLKGNTNTIAISEKLAAKLFADKDPIGMVVEVSQNHQLVVNSVFADIPAQSTIQFDFVLPFEIFLAENLWSHHWPSGGTRTYVALHPNSDVDTANLKLSPLVSKNCPECNSTPFLFKYSRSRLYSKFQNGQEAGGKIENVALFCLIGMIILVMACINFTNLATARASTRGKEVGVRKAIGSRRSGLMLQFLLESTILSFMALGISLVLVNSLLPYFSEITGKNITWSDLDYTFLLGTGLLTLVCGLLAGAYPAFFLSSFKPISIMKGGKMPMLTGSSLRKSLVVIQLAASVTLVVGSLTVYSQLDYISTKNLGYEKENVIIIDPDQELLGNPAVFKQELLNFPGIQSAGFSGSDILTIPIVTDEVSWQGKPEGNTIFFKLLRCDQDFLPTLGIPMVAGRNFSAEQQNTPLYLLNKKAIEVMGINAEEAIGMELDVWNGLGQVIGVTEDFHNNSLRDDIEPMVFMYSTDVGFHYYIKTGKGYAMDESLAHIEKTMKKLSPDQPFEYSFLDEAFEREYQMEKVLGKLSLGFTIVALLIVCLGLFGLSSFAAAKRVKEMGIRKVFGASSSQLWALLCKDFAILTLVGLLIGFPIAWYTAKAYLSGFAYHTTLGIGIYLYTVIGLLGIALITVTFQSIKAARINPVNSLRDE
- a CDS encoding riboflavin synthase, giving the protein MFTGIIEAFGTIGNITQDGTNVHFDIDSSLASELKIDQSLAHDGVCLTVVQTTPDSYRVTAIDETIRKTNLSQWKVGKKVNLERCMQANGRFDGHIVQGHVDQVGEVKSITDQGGSWIFDIVFDHDLGNVTVEKGSITINGTSLTCFNSRPGGFSVAIIPYTYEHTNFNQLVSGDLVNLEFDILGKYIQRITKGYELP